The genomic interval ACTACACCCTGGACGAGTACTGCGCCGACGTGGTCGAGGCGGTCATGGAATCCCTCGACGAAAAGGGTGTGGAGCACCCGGTGATCATCACCGAGTCGGGCCGCGCGCTCGTGGCCTACTACTCGGTGCTGCTCTTCAACATCCTGGACACCTCGCGCTTCGAGGCCGCGCCCCTGCCCAAGAAGCTGCCCGAGGACACCCCGACGCTCATCGAGAACCTTTACATCGCGGCCAAGTCCATGTCCGTGCGCAACGTGCAGGAGAGCCTGAACGACGCGGTCTACTACCGCGACGAGATCAGGGGGTTGTTCCGCCACGGCCACGTGACGCTGCGCCAGCGCGCCCTGGCCGAGAACGTCTTCTGGCACATGGTCAACCAGGCCGCCGTGCTCCTGCGCCAGCTCAAGCAGGTGCCGCCCGAGCTCGAAGACCTCGAAGAGGCCATCGCCGACATCTACTACGCCAACATGAGCGTCTTCCAGTCCGTGCCCGACTCCTGGGCCATCGGCCAGGTCTTCCCCATCATGCCGGTCCACCGCCTGGACGAGATGCCCAGCCGCCGCGCCATCCTGGCCGACATCACCTGCGACTGCGACGGCAAGATCGACCGTTTCATCGATCCCCACGGCGTGGCCAAGGTCCTGCCCGTGCACGACCTGAAGGACAACGAGGAGTATTTCCTGGGCGCCTTTTTGGTGGGCGCCTACCAGGAGACGCTTGGCGACCTGCACAACCTCCTTGGCGACACCAACGTCGTGTCCCTGCGCATCCGCGAGGACGGCAGCTACGACTTTGTGCGCGAGGTGGAGGGCGACACCGTGGCCGACGTGCTGGCTTACGTGGAGTACAACCCCAAAAAGCTGCACACCAAGTTCCGCGAAACCGCCGAGAAGGCCGTGCGCGAGGGCCGCATCACTGCGCGCGAACGGCGCGAGATCATGCGCGCTTTCGAGGACGGCATGCGCGGCTATACCTACTTCGAACGCTAGACGCATCCCCCGCGCGGGAGAAAAAGGAGGACGCACGATGTCCAGGACACTCATCATCGGAGCCGGCGGCGTGGGCCGCGTGGTGGCCCACAAGTGCGCCCAGGCCCCGGAGATTTTCTCCGAGATCATGCTCGCCTCGCGCACCAAGGCCAAGTGCGACGCCATCGCGGCCGAGCTGCCCAGGAAGGTCGCCACGGCCAAGGTGGACGCGGACAACGTCCCCGAGCTGGTGGCCCTGATCAAGGACTTTAAGCCCAAGCTCGTGATCAACGTGGCCCTGCCCTACCAGGACCTGACGATCATGGACGCCTGCCTCGAGACCGGCGTGGACTACCTGGACACGGCCAACTACGAGCCGCCCGACGTGGCCAAGTTCGAGTACAAGT from Alkalidesulfovibrio alkalitolerans DSM 16529 carries:
- the speA gene encoding biosynthetic arginine decarboxylase; protein product: MVKKDALERWTVEQSAEVYGIRNWGAGYFDVSREGHVVITPFLDNKKVRVSIPKIIKGLRERGLDMPVLLRVENILDSQISLLHHSFRAAMDKVGYKNVFRGVYPIKVNQQEQVIEEITRHGGKYHHGLEAGSKAELIAALAMLRDPEACLICNGYKDEEFIDLGLFARKMGYNIFFVLEMPSELELILERAKALGIEPLLGARMKLAAKAGGHWTESGGDRSIFGLDTAQLVQVVDKLKSENMLSCLRLLHYHLGSQIPNIRDIRTAVLEACRVYCGLVDEGAPMGYLDLGGGLAVDYDGSHTNYVNSRNYTLDEYCADVVEAVMESLDEKGVEHPVIITESGRALVAYYSVLLFNILDTSRFEAAPLPKKLPEDTPTLIENLYIAAKSMSVRNVQESLNDAVYYRDEIRGLFRHGHVTLRQRALAENVFWHMVNQAAVLLRQLKQVPPELEDLEEAIADIYYANMSVFQSVPDSWAIGQVFPIMPVHRLDEMPSRRAILADITCDCDGKIDRFIDPHGVAKVLPVHDLKDNEEYFLGAFLVGAYQETLGDLHNLLGDTNVVSLRIREDGSYDFVREVEGDTVADVLAYVEYNPKKLHTKFRETAEKAVREGRITARERREIMRAFEDGMRGYTYFER